A window of Streptomyces armeniacus contains these coding sequences:
- a CDS encoding YbjN domain-containing protein: protein MAEPKSAEEHAPGSGQEPASQAPTAVIERALREAELEWESPSDGTYVVTLPGTRKLSTTCSLSVGRHSLSVNAFVVRCPDENQAAVHRWLLERNTRLYGVSYAIDRHGDIYLVGRLPLAAVTPDGVDRLLGTVLENADGSFNTLLEMGFATAIRREYEWRTARGESTRNLAAFTHLTGEADPG, encoded by the coding sequence ATGGCTGAGCCGAAGTCCGCAGAGGAGCACGCGCCGGGCAGCGGGCAGGAGCCCGCGTCACAGGCCCCCACGGCGGTGATCGAACGCGCCCTCCGCGAAGCCGAACTGGAGTGGGAGAGCCCGTCGGACGGCACGTACGTCGTCACACTGCCCGGCACCCGCAAGCTCTCGACGACGTGCTCGCTGTCCGTCGGACGGCACTCGCTCTCGGTCAACGCCTTCGTCGTCCGCTGTCCCGACGAGAACCAGGCCGCCGTGCACCGCTGGCTGCTGGAGCGCAACACGCGATTGTACGGAGTGAGTTACGCGATCGACCGGCACGGCGACATCTACCTCGTCGGCCGGCTGCCGCTGGCGGCGGTCACTCCGGACGGTGTCGACCGGCTGCTCGGCACGGTGCTCGAAAACGCCGACGGCTCGTTCAACACGCTGCTGGAGATGGGGTTCGCGACGGCGATCCGCCGGGAGTACGAGTGGCGCACCGCGCGCGGCGAGTCCACCCGTAACCTCGCGGCCTTCACCCACCTCACCGGCGAAGCCGACCCCGGCTGA
- the mshA gene encoding D-inositol-3-phosphate glycosyltransferase, protein MLSVHTSPLHQPGTGDAGGMNVYIVELAKQLAALGTEVEIFTRATTGALPPAVELAPGVLVRHVDAGPYEGLSKEELPAQLCAFTHGVMQAWAGHRPGHYDLVHSHYWLSGHVGWLASERWGVPLVHTMHTMAKVKNAALAEGDTPEPPARVIGETQIVRAADRLIANTAEEADELVRHYAADPRETAVVHPGVNLDRFRPADGRAAARARLGLPQHALIPLFAGRIQPLKAPDILLRAVALLVREQPALRGRLVVPVVGGPSGSGLAKPEGLQKLAARLGIADLVWFRPPVGQEQLADWYRAASALVMPSYSESFGLVAVEAQACGTPVVAAAVGGLPVAVRDGVSGYLVAGHEPAEYARALRRFVDDGTRVPRMGDAAARHAQRFGWDSTAADTADVYAAALHDRHGRLRSLHG, encoded by the coding sequence ATGCTGAGCGTCCACACGTCGCCCCTGCACCAGCCCGGTACGGGCGACGCCGGCGGCATGAACGTGTACATCGTCGAGCTGGCCAAGCAGCTCGCCGCCCTCGGCACCGAGGTCGAGATCTTCACCCGTGCGACCACCGGCGCCCTACCGCCCGCCGTCGAACTCGCGCCGGGCGTGCTCGTACGGCACGTCGACGCGGGCCCGTACGAGGGGCTGTCGAAGGAGGAGCTGCCCGCGCAGCTCTGCGCGTTCACACACGGCGTGATGCAGGCGTGGGCCGGTCACCGGCCGGGCCACTACGACCTGGTGCACTCGCACTACTGGCTGTCCGGCCACGTCGGCTGGCTGGCCTCCGAGCGCTGGGGCGTGCCGCTGGTGCACACGATGCACACGATGGCGAAGGTCAAGAACGCCGCCCTGGCGGAGGGCGACACCCCGGAGCCGCCGGCGCGCGTGATCGGCGAGACGCAGATCGTACGGGCCGCGGACCGCCTGATCGCGAACACCGCCGAGGAGGCCGACGAGCTGGTCCGGCACTACGCCGCCGACCCCCGCGAGACCGCCGTCGTACACCCCGGTGTGAACCTCGACCGGTTCCGACCGGCCGACGGCCGTGCCGCCGCCCGTGCCCGGCTCGGGCTGCCGCAGCACGCGCTGATACCGCTGTTCGCGGGCCGCATACAGCCGTTGAAGGCGCCGGACATCCTGCTGCGCGCGGTCGCGCTGCTCGTACGGGAGCAGCCCGCGCTGCGCGGGCGGCTGGTCGTGCCGGTGGTGGGCGGGCCCAGCGGGAGCGGCCTGGCGAAGCCGGAGGGGCTGCAGAAGCTGGCGGCGCGGCTGGGCATCGCGGACCTCGTGTGGTTCCGGCCGCCGGTGGGGCAGGAGCAGCTGGCGGACTGGTACCGGGCGGCGAGCGCGCTGGTCATGCCGTCGTACAGCGAGTCGTTCGGGCTCGTGGCGGTCGAGGCGCAGGCGTGCGGCACGCCCGTGGTGGCGGCGGCGGTGGGGGGACTTCCGGTGGCGGTACGGGACGGGGTGAGCGGCTATCTCGTCGCCGGGCACGAACCGGCGGAGTACGCGCGCGCCCTGCGCCGCTTCGTGGACGACGGCACGCGGGTGCCGCGCATGGGCGACGCCGCCGCCCGGCACGCGCAGCGCTTCGGCTGGGACTCGACGGCGGCGGACACCGCCGACGTGTACGCCGCCGCGCTGCACGACAGGCACGGTCGCCTACGATCCCTGCATGGCTGA
- a CDS encoding NTP transferase domain-containing protein: protein MTGATPAPPPAYDAVVIAGGGARRLGGTDKPALTVGGRTLLDRVLAACRDAATTVVVGPRRPAYRPVVWARETPPGGGPLAALDAGLRHAERDTVLVLSADLPFLRRETVRELLDVRDGAEGTVVHLDGRDQPLVAAYRTDPLRRELALLRTEYDRLGGLPLRLLLPELRLRRIAAADAADCDTWQDIAAARARIREHGTVLDEWTEAVKAELGIDLDVDVDELLDVARDAAHGVARPAAPLTTFLVGYAAGQRGASPEVVSELSRKAADLAKRWEAEEE from the coding sequence ATGACAGGGGCCACCCCCGCGCCCCCGCCCGCGTACGACGCCGTCGTCATCGCGGGCGGCGGTGCCCGCCGCCTCGGCGGCACGGACAAGCCCGCCCTCACGGTCGGCGGCCGCACCCTGCTCGACCGGGTGCTGGCCGCCTGCCGCGACGCCGCGACGACGGTCGTCGTCGGCCCGCGCCGGCCCGCGTACCGGCCCGTCGTCTGGGCCCGCGAGACGCCGCCCGGCGGCGGCCCGCTCGCCGCGCTCGACGCGGGCCTGCGGCACGCGGAGCGGGACACCGTCCTGGTGCTCTCCGCCGACCTGCCCTTCCTGCGGCGGGAGACCGTACGGGAGCTGCTGGACGTACGGGACGGCGCGGAGGGCACCGTCGTCCACCTCGACGGCCGCGACCAGCCCCTGGTCGCGGCCTACCGCACCGACCCGCTCCGCCGCGAACTCGCCCTGCTCCGCACCGAGTACGACCGCCTCGGCGGTCTGCCGCTCCGGCTGCTGCTGCCCGAGCTGCGGCTCCGGCGCATCGCCGCGGCCGACGCGGCCGACTGCGACACCTGGCAGGACATCGCGGCGGCCCGGGCCCGAATCAGGGAGCATGGCACCGTGCTGGATGAATGGACTGAGGCAGTCAAAGCCGAACTGGGCATCGATCTCGACGTCGACGTCGACGAACTCCTCGACGTCGCACGCGACGCGGCCCACGGCGTGGCGCGCCCCGCCGCGCCACTGACCACGTTCCTCGTGGGGTACGCGGCGGGGCAGCGCGGTGCGTCGCCCGAAGTCGTCTCGGAACTCTCCCGTAAGGCCGCGGACCTCGCGAAACGCTGGGAAGCGGAAGAGGAATGA
- a CDS encoding dihydrolipoamide acetyltransferase family protein, with product MPLRGLRGVAAEKLSRSRREIPDATCWVDADATELLAARHAANEGRTDPADRISLLALLARVCTAALARHPELNATVDTEAREIVRLDAVHLGFAAQTDRGLVVPVVRDAHARNAEQLSAEFARLTEAARSGALSPAELTGGTFTLNNYGVFGVDGSTPIINHPEAAMLGVGRITEKPWVVAGELAVRSVVQLSLTFDHRVCDGGTAGGFLRYVADCVERPAVLLRTL from the coding sequence GTGCCCCTGCGCGGACTTCGCGGCGTCGCCGCCGAGAAGCTGTCCCGCAGCCGCCGCGAAATCCCCGACGCCACCTGCTGGGTGGACGCCGACGCCACCGAACTCCTCGCCGCCCGCCACGCCGCCAACGAGGGCCGTACGGACCCTGCGGACCGGATCTCGCTGCTCGCGCTCCTCGCCCGCGTCTGCACCGCCGCGCTCGCCCGCCACCCCGAGCTGAACGCCACCGTCGACACCGAGGCCCGCGAGATCGTACGGCTCGACGCCGTGCACCTCGGTTTCGCGGCGCAGACCGACCGGGGGCTCGTGGTCCCCGTCGTACGGGACGCGCACGCGCGCAACGCCGAGCAGCTCAGCGCCGAGTTCGCGCGGCTCACCGAGGCCGCCCGCTCCGGCGCCCTCTCCCCCGCCGAACTCACCGGCGGCACCTTCACCCTCAACAACTACGGCGTGTTCGGCGTCGACGGCTCCACCCCGATCATCAACCACCCCGAAGCCGCCATGCTCGGCGTCGGCCGCATCACCGAGAAGCCCTGGGTGGTGGCCGGCGAACTGGCCGTACGCAGCGTCGTCCAGCTGTCGCTCACGTTCGACCACCGGGTGTGCGACGGCGGTACGGCCGGCGGCTTCCTGCGTTACGTCGCGGACTGCGTGGAGCGCCCGGCGGTGCTGCTCCGTACGCTCTGA